Genomic window (Candidatus Alcyoniella australis):
TTGCAGCCAGGCGGTGATGCGGTGCGGCTCAAGCTCGCGCGCGGCCGAGGCCACTGCGTCGGGCAGGCTGAGGATCGTTTTTATCAGCTGCCGCTCGTCCGCGGTCTGCAACAGCCGCGGATCAACGTCCGCAACGCTCGGGATCGTCAGCCCGGCCTCGACGGCCTTGGCGAACACCGAGCAGATCCGCGCGTGCATGTACTGGATGTAGTACACCGGGTTGTCCAGGGTCTTCTTGACCGCCAGGTCGAGGTCGAAATCGAGGTGCGCGTCGTGACGGCGCGAGAGGATGATCGTGCGCGCCGCGTCCACGCCGACCTCGCTCACCACGTCGGCCAGGGTCTCGAACTCCCCGGAGCGCTTGCTCATTTTAACTTCCTGCCCCTCGCGCATCAGCCGCACCATCTGGATCAGCATTACCTGGAAGTCGTCCGGATCGTGCCCCAACGCGGCGCAGGCCGAGCGCATGCGCGGTACGTAGCCGTGATGGTCCGCGCCCCAGACGTCGATCAGCCGGTCGAAGCCGCGCTCGAACTTGTCGCGGTGATAGGCGATGTCCGAGGCGAAGTAGGTGCGGCTGCCGTCGGACTTGGTCACCACCCGGTCTTTATCGTCGCCCCAGCGGGTCGAGGCGAACCACTTGGCGCCGTCCTGGTCGAACATGTGCCCGTGCTGCTCCAGATCGCCAAGGGCCCGGTCGACCTCTCCGGCCTCAACCATTGTGCGTTCGGAACTCCAGACGTCGATCGGCACGCGGAACTGCTCCAGGTCGTCCTTGATCCGCTGCAACAGCCGGTCCGCGGCCCAACGCGCCACAGCGTCGAGCTCGTCGTCGGTCGGCGGAAAGCTCTCGCGCTGTTCGCGCAGCTGCTTGGCCAGTTCGATGACGTACTCGCCGTGGTACATATCCTGGTCCAGCTCAATCTGCTCTCCGGCGAGCTCGCGGCAGCGCGCGAGCATCGTGCGCCCCAGGTTGCGAATCTGGACGCCGGTGTCGTTGACGTAGTACTCACGCACCACATCGTAACCCGCGGCCTCGAGCACCCGCGCCGCAGCGTCGCCCACTGCCGCGTTGCGGCCGTGCCCCACATGCAGCGGGCCGGTGGGGTTGGCGCTGACGAACTCGATGTTGACCTTGAGCCCCTTGCCCAGGTCGATGCGTCCGAAACCCGCGCCCGCGGCCTCCAGGGCCGTGAGCTGCTCGGCCAGGGCGTCGCGGGCCGTGAACAGGTTGATGAACCCCGCGCCCGCAACCTCGGCGCGCCGCAGCAGCGCGTTGTCCGGCAGATGATCGATGATCGATTGCGCCACATCGCGCGGCGCGCGCCGGGCCTGCTTGGCGAGCTTGAACGCCACGTTGCAGCTCAGGTCGCCGAACCCGGCCTCCTTGGGCACGCTGATCTCCCACTGCGGCGTATCGCCTGGGGGCAGCGATTCATCTTGTTGCGCGGCGGCGATCGCAGCGTTGATCAGCTTGACGACCTCAGTCTTCATCATCGCCCCAGGCGGGCAGGCCGCGATGGCGCGGATCGTCGGGCTTGGGCTCGCCGGTCTGCTCGGGTTCGGCGATTGTCACGTCGCGGCTGTAGTCCGGGCAGCGCAGCTTGTTCTTTTCGACGTTGAAGCGCTTGGCGCAGGTGCCGCGCCAGGCGCAAAGGGCGCAGATGGTTCTTGCATCGAGGGTCATTCGGGGGGCTCCTGATCCTGGTTATCGCAGATCGCGGCGTACTGGTCGGGGCGGCGGTCGCGCAGCAGCGGGAACTCGCGCCGGATCAGCACCAGCGCCTCGCGGTGCAGCTCGCCGAGCATCAGCCCCTCGGCCTCACCCGCCTCCTGCCCCGCCAGATCGCCGTAGGGGTCGACCAGAAAGCTGCGACCGTAGAAGTGTTGCTCGGGCGCGCCGCCCACGCGGTTGACCCGCAGCACGTACACGCCGTTGAACAGCGCGTTGGCCGAGATCGCACGCAGCCACAGATCGTGGCTCTCGCCGCAGTTGGCCGTGGGCGCCACGATCAGCTCCGCTCCGGCCAGGGCCAATGCGCGGCAGCCCTC
Coding sequences:
- the argS gene encoding arginine--tRNA ligase; the encoded protein is MKTEVVKLINAAIAAAQQDESLPPGDTPQWEISVPKEAGFGDLSCNVAFKLAKQARRAPRDVAQSIIDHLPDNALLRRAEVAGAGFINLFTARDALAEQLTALEAAGAGFGRIDLGKGLKVNIEFVSANPTGPLHVGHGRNAAVGDAAARVLEAAGYDVVREYYVNDTGVQIRNLGRTMLARCRELAGEQIELDQDMYHGEYVIELAKQLREQRESFPPTDDELDAVARWAADRLLQRIKDDLEQFRVPIDVWSSERTMVEAGEVDRALGDLEQHGHMFDQDGAKWFASTRWGDDKDRVVTKSDGSRTYFASDIAYHRDKFERGFDRLIDVWGADHHGYVPRMRSACAALGHDPDDFQVMLIQMVRLMREGQEVKMSKRSGEFETLADVVSEVGVDAARTIILSRRHDAHLDFDLDLAVKKTLDNPVYYIQYMHARICSVFAKAVEAGLTIPSVADVDPRLLQTADERQLIKTILSLPDAVASAARELEPHRITAWLQSLAGQFHPWYAGHRIISDDPELTAARLLMCKLVKQVTANALALIGVSAPERM